One segment of Brassica napus cultivar Da-Ae chromosome C3, Da-Ae, whole genome shotgun sequence DNA contains the following:
- the BNAC03G67590D gene encoding uncharacterized protein BNAC03G67590D produces the protein MAFRGKEMMKKLVKKVGAETLTPELKGKLKACVPDSKVVMGRAKRGLYAGRHIQYGNRVSEDGGNKSRRCWKPNVQEKRLFSYIFDRHIKVKVTTHALRCIDKAGGIDEYLLKTPYQKMDTEMGLFWKTKVEQRYAELGQMEVAFFNAEDEAKFEQGFKDLNIAKKDARREARKEARRKMYGDKGGEEKGEEEASLEAGGSESHQDDHGWLEANA, from the exons ATGGCGTTCAGAGggaaggagatgatgaagaagctggTGAAGAAGGTCGGAGCCGAAACTTTGACGCCGGAGTTGAAAGGGAAGCTCAAGGCTTGTGTTCCGGATTCCAAAGTCGTGATGGGCAGAGCCAAACGCGGTTTATACGCTGGACGCCATATCCAGTACGGTAACCGCGTCAGTGAAGACGGTGGCAACAA GTCAAGAAGATGTTGGAAACCGAACGTTCAGGAGAAGCGATTGTTCAGCTACATATTCGACCGCCACATTAAAGTCAAAGTCACAACGCACGCTCTACGCTGCATCGACAAAGCAGGAGGTATAGACGAGTATCTGCTTAAAACACCATACCAGAAGATGGACACAGAGATGGGTCTCTTCTGGAAAACCAAAGTGGAGCAAAGATACGCAGAGCTAGGTCAAATGGAAGTAGCCTTCTTCAATGCAGAGGACGAAGCCAAGTTCGAACAAGGGTTCAAAGACTTGAATATAGCTAAGAAAGATGCTCGAAGGGAAGCTCGTAAGGAAGCTCGAAGAAAGATGTATGGAGATAAAGGCGGAGAAGAGAAGGGTGAGGAAGAAGCTTCTCTCGAAGCTGGAGGGTCAGAATCACACCAAGATGATCATGGGTGGTTAGAAGCTAATGCTTAG
- the BNAC03G67600D gene encoding uncharacterized protein BNAC03G67600D has protein sequence MQRPEDPPRIDLAELKAHIVKKIGVERSRRYFYYLGRFLSQKLTKSEFDKSCHRLLGRENLPLHNKLVHSILRNASLAKSPPPHHKSLVLGKEDGPNRNDHVRSNGVSPQVRSGACVGTIRDRPSPLGPNHQPLCSRQDKTGNRNTENEDFGPFAYHRSSLYSDERGLKIPDKGQAAAPVSVDDEAQGERGRSVVSKGPVTAPLGIPFCAASVGGTRRTVPVSTRADVTSCYDSGGLSDAEMLRKRMENIAAAHGLGGVSAECSSMLRNVLDVYLKKLIKSCVDLSGARSRRSREEIVNGVWPSNSLQIQTGNQLSGITQEQDSVSLLDFRVAMELNPTQLGEDWPLLRERMLLRSFEEREGV, from the coding sequence aTGCAACGTCCTGAAGATCCTCCCAGGATTGATCTGGCCGAGCTGAAAGCGCATATTGTGAAGAAGATTGGGGTTGAGAGATCAAGAAGGTACTTTTACTACTTGGGTAGGTTTCTGAGCCAGAAGCTTACTAAGAGCGAGTTTGATAAGTCATGCCACCGTCTTTTGGGGAGGGAGAATCTTCCTCTACACAACAAGTTGGTTCACTCCATCTTGAGAAATGCATCTCTTGCTAAATCCCCACCACCACATCACAAATCTTTGGTGCTTGGGAAAGAAGACGGACCTAATAGGAATGATCATGTTCGGTCAAATGGGGTGTCACCTCAGGTTCGGTCTGGAGCGTGTGTGGGGACAATCAGAGATAGGCCTAGTCCACTTGGTCCAAACCATCAGCCACTTTGTAGTAGACAAGACAAAACTGGTAATAGAAACACTGAGAACGAGGACTTTGGTCCGTTTGCTTATCATAGATCAAGTCTATATTCTGATGAAAGAGGTCTGAAGATACCGGATAAAGGTCAGGCCGCAGCTCCAGTCAGCGTAGATGATGAAGCTCAAGGTGAGCGAGGCAGATCGGTTGTTTCCAAGGGTCCTGTAACGGCACCTCTAGGGATACCATTTTGCGCAGCTAGCGTCGGTGGGACCCGCAGAACAGTTCCAGTTTCGACCAGGGCTGACGTCACTAGTTGCTATGACAGTGGTGGATTATCAGACGCAGAGATGCTGAGAAAGCGGATGGAGAATATTGCAGCAGCACATGGTCTTGGAGGGGTTTCAGCGGAGTGTTCTAGTATGTTGCGCAACGTTTTGGACGTGTACCTGAAGAAACTGATCAAATCATGCGTTGATTTGTCTGGAGCTCGGTCACGACGGAGCAGAGAGGAGATTGTAAATGGAGTGTGGCCAAGTAATAGCTTGCAGATACAAACTGGCAACCAATTGTCTGGCATAACGCAAGAGCAGGATTCGGTGTCTTTGCTTGATTTTAGAGTTGCAATGGAGCTAAATCCAACTCAACTTGGCGAAGACTGGCCATTGCTTCGGGAGAGAATGTTATTGCGTTCGTTTGAGGAACGAGAAGGGGTGTGA